The Eublepharis macularius isolate TG4126 chromosome 12, MPM_Emac_v1.0, whole genome shotgun sequence genomic sequence aggggttcccagctggtggcggctctcctaggtcagagggctcctcatggtcctttggccgcagtctccaggagtcagcctgacttgggggagggtagacctggtgattgtaggggtgaggtgcccgagggggcgggggtgccgagggcagcgcaggtctccagggctcagagggtccctgtggggaggaagggtagcgactgggggtgggcgcaaaggttactcctggacgggagtccctctggctgcggccccgagtgaagctaccacttctcccacgcaagatgccacctccaggctccgagtacgagctatgcccttggggccgatattgggagtggggaccatggttggcatacgtgactgtgttgatgggctcactctctctcctatggggggccggggacttcacatgacggatggcgccggtttctcgcagcaggccagcaatgcttctgatgcgagcttccaggtctccccatgagatgctcccgggctccactcctgctagtgctaggcgggtggtgctattgagtccatctaagactgctctcctgaattctaactcgtcaaagtcgggtacatcgctggcatccaggtccacttcgtctgctagctctgcaagaagctgtttcctagctaaatatgcctctgggtcctccccaggtttctgggactccgcaatatacagggctttcaaactcttggtgggccacaggaatgcacaaatttctttaattgctccatactggctgcgtgtggctagccgtcggttagaaatataggcattgagggccgaaactatctcaggggcggcgcattggcgagccagttgggctacatcggaaccactagcggagggctgggaggtggtcacatgggtgaaccactggatggctgtgtctcggtttaggggtcccatacggtcggctatggcttggagctcatcgggcctccaattgcgggtttccttaacgacccggtctgtcttcctgccatcctcgtccatggatacaatttccttggtggctattgggtggaggggctgtggggcttccgcaggctggggcgaagggggtgaccagttgtcggtactaccttcggggagggccaagagggctgcgggatgcacggcggaaattacggcctgctgcatccccaggtgctgctttagggcctctagctccctcttacaagcggagtggtctgctgcggctatctttgcaactttctgctctgccatgaactgggcagcatgggttaatttggcaattttctcttgtccttcaattactgcgtgctcagccatatcggcacgagcggtggctacttcagccttgtgctgggcgtcctggagggcagcggctagtccctgcttctccagcatgaagttaacgcgttctgaacgccactcggctgctttttcctcatgttccttcttttctctccttagcttttctatctcctgttcctgttcttcctgagctacctgtagcttattaattagggacacgctgtcctgtagggcggtgaaaagtgcccaggctccatacctatccttcttactggacctaggtttctctttttcgcaaaaatcttggaaggcgcttctgactatctggagcgggtcgggtcccttgaaggaaccggcttcccaagggcaatctcccttcttaactagccacttctccaggcggggcacggtgggggctgcccggtacatttttttttctttttagtttaaggctgatctcgggggaggttaaagagtggatcagcgacaccaggggtggggcgattaaagctgctcaagggttttaacaacttcttcctctctatgtcccttttgggaggtttatccttccctcaggtcctcaagggtttttaccagggggttttaaggtcctacttttaggttcacaagggtattttaagggtcctacactcggttcttctccaccgggggagaagggaaaattcctattcccgtttcaagcttgcctacaagccacgggaccaggaaaagtctactggctcagagggtgctctcaagctctctaagcccaagaaccaaaacgctcagtgcttccaagcctctgctcagaagccaaagctcaggggtctcccaagcctctactcggaaaaccaaagctcaggggtctcccaagcctatgcgctcagaaaaccaaaaagtgttcccaagcctctgcccggaaactgcaactaaggggtctcctaagcctctgctcaggcaaccagaaatgctcccaagcctctgctcagaagctgcaaatgctctcaagctctctgcccaagaactaaactcaaagtgtccccaggcctcgtgctcagagacaaacggttaagctgtctccaagccaagaccaaaagactgaaagcgctcaaggactgcctctgcaagtccccaagcgaaagtgctcaggagtaaatttactgtactcccaagcggaaaagcgctcaagagttctaacaactcccaagcaaaagtgtgcccaagagtcccactgactcccaagcgaggtgcgcccacgagtctgacttaaaactcgcaagcggaaaggcgcccaagagtctaacttaaaactctcaggcgaaaggcgctcaagagtctaacttaaaactcttaagcacggtgcggccggctgccgcggggcttcaggaacctggctttagattcccaaagctaactaaacgaacggactaacaatcccttcacgtttcctccggagcggggattgaagcctaagtgctggcaggaacgggggtttggacgggcttaggagagacgggggagggcggaagagaattttatatgtgctgcttcaggatatatataaatctatagagcctacttctgggatcccacccacatagacgcgtttaggcggcccggaaagtggccaggaacttcaccagttcagaggtcctcacccacagtacaccggttataacggctggagggcctcgcggtgcaccacaaaaggcaagtagtccaaagctggctgaaggaggaaatgggggaaaagccaacccacaagatagaaatgctcgctagagccacacacactcacacttttaattccctgagctaaattgcgctctttacactgaggtctggaaaattttcctctaagtcagttcgccgaagacacgcgtgtcgactcacgtgcattcacacgaactgggttatgcccgcatattctccaccagtaaactgttaccagaactgctctttattataatggggaattagctatagcagtctgtaactattaatattaagcgaggatcataacctatgtttacggaggtcccgatcccagacactctagtgaaaaagaggcagacaaggagtaaggtccaaacacgtgtattgagtgtagcgtaagcctagcttgcacaatcatacaaagaacatacaaggtctaagaaatacagagtaggaaatacagagacgttcgcattagctggttcccaacgatgatagggggaatactcacttatcctgaagcgaagcagagacacaacagcgagatggcccaatgccagcactgggaccacagacggacagcaaggaagtctggataggaatggccgaggcaccgagtggtctgggagaccagcttaaataccccaaaacgtaccctggggctggtgctgtacttggtggttctcacagattaaaacaaagggtctaatgggtcactgaatggcttggatgggccactttggtaatcagattgtgataagtgacacctcaggaagaggggacaaaagagggagggggaaatccaagtgggctgaaaggatgttccagcggacagggcttgtcctgatgtcatcagctttggaatgcggaggtttctttgagatgcattctctaagtgcttgggatggtcagcacttagctcttctccggggcggctcctaagatatgcagagcggggcgaggggctctcgctgcggacgtggtgtgcccgcttcgccaaaatggcttctcaaagcagtctcttcctctgggtcttctgggtgcctgagaacatggatgccggctgggcatagctggggctggatagcaggctgcccggtagcgagggcaagcgcgGGGACCGgtccgcgggaggctccaggcgggaactgaccagggagcgcctagccaggctcgctggaggtttccccggcaggcgcccggctgctagcagcggcttgggcccatatgaggcaggcttccatggaggcagggggaacagcacacaaaacacagtccaaagcagggaacaggcacagtccgtggcagatggcaatgcaggcacggggcacacttgtaacagagtccaaacacacactgggaattccagatataggtcagggcagggctgcccagaaagagagtcctttgtgcagttaaccaaacatggagtcagtaaactacacagtctataacagcagcaaggtaattgacacgcaggcaggaaactgacacgtgtaccagaacacacacgtgcaaagcagtctttggtgtagcagtaaaacagcaacgcaggaaactttagcacagttcatagcaggcttcaaagcaggggagggggcctacttggcaacactactCTTTCCCTAGTTTGTATGAAACAAGCTCTGACTTGCATAAACTAGGGATCAGACATCAGTGGTGAAGGAAATGAGGTCTTTTACCTTCTGCCATTAAAATGATGAAAGCAGTTTAGTTAATCACCATCTCCACCGAGTCCTCCAGGCTTGGGAATCCAAGCGGGACATGAGGGATTCGGCCTCCTCATGGATGCAAAATACTATAAAAACCAGTTGATGCTCCAGGAACAGAGGGATATGATGGGGTAGAAGTGATGAAGCCACCTGGGTGTCAGTCTGGTGGCAGCGAGCAGTGTACTTGCCTTCACAAACAGCTTCTGAGAGATTTGACTTCTCTCCAGAAAAGCATTTGATATCTCTGCTTTGCCACATGAAGATGTGGTCTGGAAGCTTCAACTCTTCCCACAGGTGAGTTGAaagggagagaggagagagggcAACCCCCAGtaagggaggctcggttggcctcaaccagggccagggcctttttggtcctggccccaacctggtggaactctctgtctgaggacacctgggcctgtcaggatcttctataattttggcaggtgtgtaagatggagatgttccaccaggcgtacggttgaggccagcatgagatcctcactgagcctcccaccagcctcccattaagtgtggggttatacagtgtccaccggccggctgcccaacatatgggtacagcacggggctatgtagtgcccattcgtttgctgacccatgtatgggttgcagtacattatctgtctgcttcgctccccctgtatgttgatgggcaagaATCTGGAATtaaccccatcttgggacagttattatctgttgttgattttatgataaactgttgttttatgaattgttttaatatttgtattatatttttataactgctgtacctcgccctgagcccgcttgtgggaagggagagttagaaatgtaataaataataataataataataataataataataataataataagtctaACGATAAAAATACGTGAGTCAATGTTAATGAGAGATCAGTGCTTTCCTACAACAAATATGGCAGGGAAGGAATGAGTTGGGTGGTCAAGTTTGGCTTCATGTTCTTGGTGAAGGACGTACTTCAATGTGTGTCCAAATCCAGATCTCTTTTTGTTATCCATATTTATTTGCCAGGCCATCCCCACAGGGCATGAAAAACATGCAGTTAAACATACAAGTCTTCCTATGATAAAACACTACAATTCTGCTATCTTGATGTGATTGTACATAGGATGGTGGGTTCAGTAAAACACCATATGGAAAGAATCTTGATGCAGTCGTATTTATGCATGGTGCAGTTACCATTTGCAGTGTTTAAGCAATGCAGCAGCACGTTGATAACAGTGGGGGAAAATATACACATGTACAGAAGGAACTGAAACTCTAGCAAACATTGCATGATCTAATTCCAGCGTTATGTTAGACTTCCTTCTAATTAATTTGGATTAAAGGGGGTGAAATGGACCAGGAGAAATCCAGTTGTCCTTACATGATGACATTTTAGTACTTGGCATCTCTGATACTCAACACCCTGTATCCAAAGAACTGTATGAGGTCTCTGTGTCCATAGGACCGATAGAAATGTGTTCCTTGAACAGCAGCTTTGTATAGCGCAcaactttgggggtggactggaGGAAGATATGTGCTGTGGGAAAGTTTTGTGATGTGTCAGTGGGACTGCCATTCGAAGGAGAAAACATCAGTTCTGTTAGGAACATTTCAAGCCTTTGGGCATAGTAAATGTACCCAATGATTACTGAGCTGCTGAGAACCAGTAATATGGAGTGGTTTGAACATCAAACTAGGGTCTGGGAGGTTTgaattcaaattcctgctcagccatgaagttaactgggtgaccttgggtcacttaTAATGATGAAGTCTGTCCTACTTCACAGGTTGTTCTATGTCACTCTGAGCTTCTCGAAAGGAAGGGTAGGTTAAGATATATATTAGGTGGTTGGATCTTGGCCAATGAGTTCAGTGGTGGAAAGtgtcttcaagtcatagctgacttatggcaaaccctggtgaggttttcatggcaagagattaacagaggtggtttcccattgcctgcctctgcaaccctggtctctgttggagatctcccatctaattcctatccaaggctgaccctggccgtttccacatggcttacctgcttgcgttatgtcccagcagatcgcgcaaaaaatgcagaagatcgcgtttatTCACACAAGATTTGCGCAATGTCAagtgacatcgcacaaatctcgcgtgaaaaaacgcgatcttccgcgttttttgcaagatctgccgggacataacgcaagcaggtaagccgtgtggaaatggcctctacTTAgcttcaggctcacctgggctatccaggtcagggcccacgTTTAGTCAGACCATTATCTCAGGTACTTGAGATACCCAGTGAAACGGTGGTGGAGAAGAGATTATGTgatgttcttattttattttgctgaagGAATGGATCCCACCAGCAAAACCACACAGTCGTGACTTATTTCATTCTTCTGGGGATCCCTCACATTGAAGGTCTGCACACCATCCTTTTCATTGTCTTCTTAATCTTCTACCTCTGCACATTGTTGGGAAACATGATGATTATGATGGCTGTGGTCTTCAACTTTCACCTCCACactcccatgtacttcttcctctGCAACCTCGCCATCTTGGACATTGGCTTCTCATCTGTCAGCACCCCTAAGGTGTTGGCCAACCTTTGGGGACAGAGCAGAACTATCTCCATGGGAGGATGCATGTCCCAGGTCTTTTTCTACCATTTTATGGGATGTTCCGAATGTCTGCTCTATACCGTCATGGCTTATGATCGCTACATTGCCATTTGCCACCCACTGCGGTATCTGGTCCTCATGAACTGGAAGATGTGTGTCATCTTAGCTGTTGGTGTCTGGATCAGCAGTTCTGTTCAGGGCATTGTTCTTACCAGCCTCACATTCATACTGCCTTACTGTGGCCCCAACGAAATAGACTATTTCTTCTGTGACATTTTCCCAGTAGTCAAATTGGCC encodes the following:
- the LOC129339784 gene encoding olfactory receptor 958-like, whose product is MWSGSFNSSHRNGSHQQNHTVVTYFILLGIPHIEGLHTILFIVFLIFYLCTLLGNMMIMMAVVFNFHLHTPMYFFLCNLAILDIGFSSVSTPKVLANLWGQSRTISMGGCMSQVFFYHFMGCSECLLYTVMAYDRYIAICHPLRYLVLMNWKMCVILAVGVWISSSVQGIVLTSLTFILPYCGPNEIDYFFCDIFPVVKLACADTTTVETVGFNNIGIVGMTCFLLILLSYVRIIYSIVQMNAGEGRRKAASTCASHLLVVTFFFGPCALIYTQPSLSGILVTPVQIFGNVVTPMLNPIIYTLRNKEVKAALKKIMGTKLLPLLTLE